In Neomonachus schauinslandi unplaced genomic scaffold, ASM220157v2 HiC_scaffold_1173, whole genome shotgun sequence, the genomic stretch GCGGACCGGGCGGACGGCATGCTGCGGCGGATCGCGTCCCGGTGCGCCCGGGGCCTGGGGGCCGGCGGGGGCGCACATCCTGCCGTGGGGCTCTGCCACCCCGGCCGCAGCTCCAGCAGCCGGTCCTCCGATGCGCCCCGGAACCAGCCCCCCAGCTCCGAGTTCGTGGCGCGGCCGGTGGGCGTCTGCTCCATGATGCGGCTGCCGGTGCAGGCCTCCCCCGAGGGGCTGGACGCCGCCTTCGTCGGGGTGCCGCTGGACATTGGGACCTCCAACCGGCCCGGGGCGAGGTAAGGTCCGAAGGATTCGGGGACACGTGGGTGGACCGCCCGATGGCCACTGGGCGCGAAAGACAAAGGGACGGGCGCCTCCGCTCACCCAGGGTGGGG encodes the following:
- the LOC123323819 gene encoding agmatinase, mitochondrial-like, which gives rise to MLRRIASRCARGLGAGGGAHPAVGLCHPGRSSSSRSSDAPRNQPPSSEFVARPVGVCSMMRLPVQASPEGLDAAFVGVPLDIGTSNRPGARFGPRRIREESVMLRTANPSMGALPFQSLMVADLGDVNVNLYNLTDSCRLIREAYQKIVAAGCIPLTL